The nucleotide window ACAAATTCCTGACTATTCTCTTTGAATACTCATGGTCACTATCTTTGAATTTCAAAATGCAGATCATTATTTTCTTTAGGTAAACTTGATACATATCTTCAAGTACAATTACTCATTTGATTACCGTTTCAGTAAGTTCATGTTTTAGTTATATAGATTACTGTCTTTTAATACACTCGTTAGTTATTTTCAAGTATACTTGACAACTATTATACATCTAAATACATCTGCCATTGTGTTTAGATAAAATTCACAAAATCCAAAATCACATTTGATCACATAAACGCTGGTTTCAATATATTTTTACATCATCAAAAATCATATTTAATCCCCATGTTGGAAATATGAAACTACTGTACATTTGAACACTATCTCTGAGGTGACAAGAGATCTTTGAAGAATTTTGGCACCTTATAACCAAATAGGAGAAAATCAAGCCGATAAAGATTCAAGATTTTCTTGATTAGGTCCTTGGGTATATCTCTGAAGTGATCCTCGTAGGTCTTGTTCGATTCGCCGAAGCGGTTTGATTTGAGGCTGACCTTGACCTCGGTTATATTTAGCTTGTCAGTCAGGTACTGGAGATCCTCATCAAACGTCTCCTGCTTGATTATGTAGTCGTAGGGGACAGAACAGGCATAGCACAGGTTGTACTGAGGTCCCCagtgattgttgatattttgaaTTCCTTTTGTCTGTAAGAAGTTATTGAGGCAATTAGGAACACTTAATATTTAAGACCTTGGTCATGTAAGAGGTGATagaaatacaaatttaaagaatattttgaaattttaagacTAGTGGTTATTGGTTTCATCTAGGCCCTTTTCCAGGAGAGCtcgaaattaaaagaaatggaATTTGTTTAGGTCGCACAGGAGTTCGCATCGCTGTAGAATCGTATGGAGCTTAATTATCGCCAATGGTCATCTGATGGTGTTTTTTCCCAGATCTGCTCTCTGACTAGCAGCACAATATGGTCACAAAGGTAGACATGGAATACCTAATTAACACATTGTGCCCACAAGTGGTCACTTTTTTAGCTAACTATAGTTCGTCGACTGTGTCTACAACTAGTCAATTTCTAGCTAATGATAGTTCGCTAACTGTCCAAGACTATTAGCATTCGATCTTATTATGATTAGCCATCTGTGGTTACGACTAAGCTGCATCCTAGCTCATTATAGTTTACTGACGGTGACTACGACTAGCAGCATCTTAGCTCATTATACTTTACTGACGGTGTCTATGACTAGCAGCATTCTAGCTCATTATAGTTCGCCCAATGTGTCCACAACTAGATGCATTCTAGCTAATTATAGTACAACGAATGTGTCCACGACCAGTCACGTTCTAGCTCATTATAGTTTTCCAACTGTGTCCACAACTAATCGCAGTGTAGATCATTATAGTTCTCCAACTGTGTCCACAACTAGTCGCATTCTAGCTAATTGTAGTACGTTGACTGTGTCCATGACTAGTCGCATTCTAGCTCATATTTAGTTTGCCGACTGTGTCCATAACTAGTCGCCTTCTAGCTCATTATAGTAGTTCGCCAACTGTGTCCATGACTAATCGCATTCTAGCTCATTATAGTTCGTCGACTGTGTTCACAACTAGTCACATTCTAACTAATTATAGTTTGCCGACTTTGTCAACGAAAGTTGCTTTCTAGATCACTATAATTCGCTGAATGTTTCCACATCTAGTCATATTCTAATTAATTATAATTCGCTGACTGTCTATAAATATGCTAGCTCATTATAGTACGTGGACTGTATCCTCAACTAGTCACATTCTAGTTAATTATAGTTTGCCAACTGAGTCCCCAACTGATCACATTTTAGTTCATTATAATTCATCGTTTATCCAAAACTAGTCGCATTCTAGTTAATTGCAGTTCACTGACTATCCAAGACTAGTAGCATTTTAGCTCATAGTTGGCGACTGTGCCCACGACTAGTTCCATTCTAACTAATTATAGTTTGCTGACTGTTTCAGGCTGATAACAATTCGCTAACTATGATAGCAACTAGTCATATTTTAGCTAACTATAGTTCGTCGACTGTCTGTACGATCAGTCACAATCTAGCTTATTATAGTTTGGCGACTGTGTCCATAACTAGTTGCCTTCTAGCTCATCATAGTTCGCTGACTATCCACGACTAAGCGCATTTTAGCTCATATTAGTTTGCCAACTGTGTCCACGACTAGATGCACTCTAGCTCATTATAGTTCGCCATCCATGTCCAAATCTAGTCGCATTCTAGCAAATTATAGTTTTCTGATTGTGTCAGCGACTAATCGCTTTCTAGATCATGATAATTCGCTGAATGTTTCCACAACTTGTCGTATTCTAACTAATTATAGTTTGCTGACAGTCCAAGTCTAGTAGTGTTCTAGCTCATTATAGTTTGCCAACTGTGTCCACAATTAATCGTATTCTAGGTAATTATAGTTTGCGGACTGTGTCCATGACTAGTAGCATGCTAGCTCACTATAATTCACTGACTGTGCCAAAACTAGTCACGATATAGTTAATTATAGTTCGCTAACTGCCCAAGACTAATAATATTCTAGCTCATTATACTTCTGTGTGTCCTCAACTTATCCAATTGTAGCTAATTATAGTTTGCTGACTGAGTCCACGAGTAGTCGGATTTTAGCTAATAAAAGTTTGCCGACTTCTGGTCACACGACCTGTCACAGGTAGTTTGTGATTGATAATACACAGCTACAGACTACTAAGCATAATGGAAGACTTTATATAGTCACTTTAACCTGCTTAATGAATAGCCTTTAACTTCTGACCCTAGCTAGGGTATTTGACTTATAAAatggaattaaaattgaaatctgtTCTCTCATTTTAGACCTTTTCCACATCTTCCGAAttaaggtaattctctctctctctctctctctctctctctctctctctctctctctctctctctctctctctctctctctgaagacatGACTATACAGAATATAGACAAACATTTCAAAAGGAACATTGTACTTTCTACGTTTACTCGTGCATACTCATTCTATGCATTTCAAAGCcagaaaaaatatttagatttagaTGTTAGCTCGCAGAATAAATATTAGGTAATTAAAAGCTAAAAAGTTAAAACATTATCTCAAGAAAATAACCTTTTGGTAGAGAATCAAGTTGATGAACTGGCGGAAGGTGACCATCACTGGCTGATCCTCATGAAATTTGGTGCCTTCCATCTCCATGATAAGTTTTATGTATAGGGCCCTGAGGGAGAGAAGTTTTAGATTTGAGTTCGCCGTTCTTCAATAAGGCTGTACTTTCCTTTTGATAGCATTGATGATAAAGACAATAAGTAGTGGACTGTATTGGACTGGACTAGCAGTTGTTCAAGTAATATATCTGCAGTTTCCTATGTCATAAAGTGTGAAACTAAAGTAAAGATAATCAGCTCCTGTGCCCATAACCCTCAAAGAGACAGGCAGTTGATATATAAAAAATGGACtgacaaaataagagagagagagagagagagagagagagagagagagagagagagagagagagagagagagagagagagagagagagagctattcctaCTAATGACGTCACTACTAGGACAATATTGGTGTGGTTTGGTCATAAGCCCTGGTCACCTGCATCAGCAATGAGTGGTAATTTGACCTTTTATATTCTTTTGACCTTGTTCTGTATATGCGTTTCATTTTTAAAGATATTAGGGGTTTGTTAACCAACCAGTTCTAAGCAAGTCCTTGGGCTTGATTTTGGAATTCCTTTCTCCCCGATCCACCAGGACTGTCGACCTACCACAGGTTACtgatcgttgtatatatatatatatatatatatatgtgtgtgtgtgtatgtgtgtgtgtatgtatatattcgagattccattcccatcatcagggctacaccAAATACGAAATTATTTTTACATTAGAAATTGatgatataatttttgtttatagtTCCCAAAATTACATTTTAGACAAGTATACTAGTAAACACCGAAGGACCACATcgactccgggagggtgtctttgaacctgaaaagtctGCCAAtattcaaagtgtttttttttaatataaacttaaaattgacatatggatacactAGTTATTTGGGAACATCAGGACATTTATATTCAGGCtgaaaaatattattaagaaatttattatcaattttgtcATCAAGGTGTGAATGATAACAATCTTATGTAAAATAGCCTTATGAAAATGAAACTTCCtaatggaagttatgccagttcaaacataaggaatatgctctaaataaaagtgTTTTAATAGACTTAATCTTGATTAACTAtttgtaaattaaatatttttttattgacatTGTGAATTATGGTAAGGAGGGAGAATGAAAATTGTTTTGTAGTAGGCTTACGTCACATAAATTCATAGAGGTCATTCCTACCATTTAACcctcttatgtatttatgtatttacttGATTGACTCCTCAATAAGGTCATAAGAGCAAACGAGGTAATTAATCGTTTTGTTTAGGTGCTTCCAGCcaaatgatgaaatggaagcatgtaAAGAAGATTAATTACCAAATTACCAAAATTTGAATTGCAATCATCACTAGAGATTGGTGAAaatgttcctaaacaagatcaaggaaagctatcagtaaagaccaaaaacataatgaagaaaagattggaaatgagggtaaaatccaagagagatgaaatagaattggcagaactctccaaaacaataaacaaacttaaaGACTTAAGACTTACAGATGACATAGTAGTTCTAtttagaggaattacaaaagatgatagaagacttgaatagagaatgcagaagTGTTGgattgaaaatgaatgagtaaaactaagatgacgtACATTGAAAATGCAGTGACACCAAACAAGACATATGGACACACctctagattgttaatgaatatacatacttaggacagacagtaagtgtttccccgggacacgagaccgaaattaaaagaaggataagcatggtatgtagagcatttggtaaacaaaattatattatgaaaattaaaatgccactttctctaaaaagaaaactatttagtcATATGGTCGTACCGGTAttgatttatgcatcagaaacttggagcgttactgcagccttagaacattagcttgTAGCAGCTGAAAGAACTATAGAAAAactaatgatgggaatgacactaagaccCAGTAAAAGAAAATGGACACGAgaacaaacttaagtagaggatgttctaacaacatgtaagaaaaagaaatggacatggggaggacatataatgagaatgacaacgaatagattgacattaagaataacagaagtgGTCCCTAAAGTTTGCTAACGAATCAGGGGAAGAAAGTGAAGGCAATGGATTGACGAGGTGGGAAAATTTTTgtgtatagactgtcatagaaagaccataaacagacgtgtgtgGAGGGATATGGCTTCTGAGGCCTTGTCTTGCTGTGGAATAACAACGTCTAAGAatggcatgtatgtatgtatgtatgtatgtatgtatattatatatatatacatatatatatatatatatatatatatatatatgtgtgtgtgtgtgtgtgtgggtgtgtgtgtgttgtgagttTTTCCATTTAGTTCAGTGTAGTGCATGTCGAAGAGATTTATAATTAAACCATGCCCCATTAAATTGCTTAATCAAATAATAATAGCTAAGGATGATACAATAGACTGAAATATTCAGTCAACCATAACAAATCAATTAACATCACGTTacccatctataaaaaaaaatctcaagcatACTCAACTATAAGTCACCTAGAGTTATACCATCATTATACAACATTAAATCAGTTATCAAGGAACTTACGTCCCACCCATGCCCTCACGGGGCACGTGAACCCGTCCGTAGTAGAACTTGTTGTTGTAGGCGGAGATCAAACGGCTTATTGGGTGGCGGACAGAGATAAATCTGGTGGTTGACGGCGAATTCAGTACTTCGGCAACTTGTTGACGTTGTAAGACTTGCCTGGAAGTCAACAAAAAGTACTGGagatattatgtttatttttcccctctccttttccctattattattattgttactattattattattattattataagccaaggcgttgggcacaactccccgttcgaattttttagccgtacatgtctgggaatttttcagtcgtaacCATGAACATCTGCGATGTAAGGCTTTGGgtacaactggccgtactaccagctacgtggggtatacgggcaaaatatgtgtgaaatcgtgggtgtgacgcaagggacacgtgacagtctttgacctcgtagcccgccgtataccagccacagaatctgcacgtacttcctttaattccgtacgacaaatgTGCggggctcgtacttgtgacgcaagttacacgcaaattacacgcatGACCAATGtgtggagatcatgccacagaaaagcCTATTGCActtaagttgcacgtaagtcacacacacggcttacttgcgtcagacgtgcatcctgtctgcgactacaaattttcttgactgccgcagaacattttagtgcagcgagtgaagattctgcggctggtatacggcgggctacgaggtcgaAGACTtgtgtgccccttgcgtcacacccacgatttcacacagattttgcccgtataccccccgtagctggtagtacggccagttatGCCCAAcgcctaagctataaccctagttggaaaagcaagatgatgtaagcccaagagctcaaacagggaaaaatagcccagtgagataatgaaacaaggaaataaataaagtacaagagaagctataaacaataataatgatttaaagaacagttacaacattaacttatatctttcaaatgtaaactataaaaacttaaaaaaacaagataaagaaaaatatgatagaacagcaaggccgagtgtacccttaagcaagagaaatcttatccaagacaatggaaggccatggtactacccaagactagggaacaatactttgattttgtagtatccatctagaagagctgcttagtccATATTTGTAGAAAATGGCAAAGTATTACATTATGTACCCTAAGGGTACTGACTGTCGCTCACCTAGCTCTCACCAATCTGTGGGCCCATTCCGTGTGTGGATTCTCTATGGGTTCAGTGTATCCACTCATCCTTAGGAAGTGCGTCATCCACGTGCTGGCTCCTGCCTGTGAAATAGAAAGGTTGAAGAGTACGATTAAGTAAAGTTGACATCAAGAAGTCTTTAACTCGCTTTAAGTAATTTTATGGTGAAATAGAAAGGTTGAAGAGTACGATTAAGTAAAGTTGACATCAAGAAGTCTTTAAATCGCTTTACGCAATATTATGGTGAATTAGAGAGGTTGAAGAGTATGATAAAGTAAAGTTGACATCAAGAAGTCTTTAGCTCGCTTTACGCAATATTATGGTGAAATAGAAAGATTGAAGAGTATGATTAAGTAAAGTTAACAAACAAGAAGTCTTTAGACTCACTTTAAGGATGATTATGGTGAAATAGAAAAGTTGAAGAGTACGATTAAGTAAAGTTGACATCAAGAAGTCTTTAAATCGCTTTATGCAATATTATGGTGAATTAGAGAGGTTGAAGAGTATGATAAAGTAAAGTTGACATCAAGAAGTCTTTAGCTCGCTTTACGCATTATTATGGGGAAATAGAAAGGTTGAAGAGTACGATTAATTAAAGTTAACATCAAGAAGTCTTCAACTCGCTTTACATGTTATTGTAGTGAAATAGAAAGGTTGAAGAGTACGATTAAGTAGAGATAACATCAATAAGTCTTTAGCTCGCTTTACGCAATATTATGGGGAAATAGAAATGTTGTTACCATCAAGAAGTATTTAGCTCGCTTTACACATTATTGTAGTGAAATAGAAAGGTTGAAGTGTACGATTAAGTAAAGATAACATCAATTAGTCTTTAGCTCGCTTTACGCACTATTATGGGGAAATAGAAAGGTTGAAGAGTACGACTAAGTAAAGCTAATATCAAGAAGTCTTTAGTCGCTTCATGCAATTTTATGGGGAAATACAAAAGGTTGAAGAGTATGATTAAGTAAAGTTGACATCAAGAAGTCTGTAACTCACTTTATGCATTATTATGAGGAAATAGAAAAGTTGAAGAGTACGATTAACTAAAGTTAACATCAAGAAGTCTTTAACTCGCTCTACCCAATATTATGGGGAAATAGAAAGGTTGAAAAGTACAATAAAGTGAAGCTGACATAAAAAAATCTTTAACTAGCTTCACATGATATTAGGGGTAATAGAAAGGTTGAAAAGTATGATTAAGTGAAGTTGACATCAAGAAGTCTTTAACTCGCTTTGTGCAATATTATGATTAAATAGAAAGGTTGAAGAGTACGATTAAGTAAAGTTAACATCAAGAAGTCTGTAACTCGCTTTATGCAATATTATGGTGAATTAGGAAGGTTGAAGTGTATGATTATGTGAATTGACATCAAGAAGTCTTTAATTCGCTTTACACAATATTATGGGGAATTGGAAAGGTTGAAGAGTATGATTATGTGAATTGACATCAAGAAGTCTTTAACTCGCTTTACACAATATTATGATGAAATAGAAAGGTTGAAGAGTAAGATTAAGTAAAGTTAACATCAAGAAGTTTTTATCTCACTTTATGCAATATTTTGAGAAAATAGAAAGGTTGAAGAGTACGATTAGTTAACATCAAGAAGTCTTTAGCACGCTTTATGCAATATTATGGGGAAATAGAAAGGTTGAAGGGTACGATTAAGTAAAGTTAACATCAAGAAGTCTTTAACTCGCTTTACCCAATATTATGTGGAAATAGAAAGGTTGAAGAGTACGATTAAGTAAAGCTAATATCAATAAGTCTTTAGCTCACTTTACGCATTATTATGAGGAAATAGAAAGGTTGAAGGGTACGATTAAGTAACGCTAACATCAAGAAGTCTTTAGCTCGCTTTACGCATTATTATGGGGAAATAGAAAGGTTGAAGGGTATGATTAAGTAAAGCTAACATCAAGAAGTCTTTAGCTTGCTTTACGCAATATTATGGGGAAATAGAAAGGTTGAAGAGTACGATTAAGTAAAGTTAACATCAATAAGTCTTTAACTCGCTTTACGTATTTTAATGGGGAAATAGAAAGGTTGAAGGGTACGATTAAGTAAAGCTAACATCATGAAGTCTTTAGCTCGCTTTACGCATTATTATGGTGAATAGAAAGGTTGAAGGGTACGATTAAGTAAAGCTAACATCAAGAAATCTTCAGCTTACTTTACGCATTATTATGGGGGAAATAGAAAGGTTGAAGGGTACGATTCAGTAGAGCTAACATCAAGAAGTCTTTAGCTCGTTTTACGCAATATTATGGGGGAAATAGAAAGGTTGAAGAGTACGATTTAATAAAGTTAACATCAATAAGTATTTAGCTTGCTTTTCGCATTATTATTGGGAAATAGAAAGGT belongs to Palaemon carinicauda isolate YSFRI2023 chromosome 17, ASM3689809v2, whole genome shotgun sequence and includes:
- the LOC137656108 gene encoding carbohydrate sulfotransferase 11-like — translated: MRLLKYIVLTLTAATCIAVALICAFLQDEHSIVPVIIPSKEYLAITNISSNPFHASNIKKPRTKPHDKKHVESRQSTTNISSNTTRTVSSSIPSSVVSNASLALTSQGSSLDHQSTTGISSNTSHSVTLSAWTSEKEEMVRNRYELRKDLLKEKCLTTSGYHVGEGLLALPLFSCYNDKYKVLGCVSAKAGASTWMTHFLRMSGYTEPIENPHTEWAHRLVRARQVLQRQQVAEVLNSPSTTRFISVRHPISRLISAYNNKFYYGRVHVPREGMGGTALYIKLIMEMEGTKFHEDQPVMVTFRQFINLILYQKTKGIQNINNHWGPQYNLCYACSVPYDYIIKQETFDEDLQYLTDKLNITEVKVSLKSNRFGESNKTYEDHFRDIPKDLIKKILNLYRLDFLLFGYKVPKFFKDLLSPQR